In one Saccharibacillus brassicae genomic region, the following are encoded:
- a CDS encoding metal ABC transporter permease, with amino-acid sequence MLAYEFMQRAFLAGALIGLIAPVLGIYLMLRRQVLMADTLSHVSLAGVAAGALLGVNPSVGGFVAAVVAALLIERLRRGYRTYAEVPVAIMMTGGLALAVVLMSFGKTLSQSFNAYLFGSIVAVSETQLWLIGSAAVAGLLFLFVFRRPMYDLTFDEETAGISGVPVRALSIAFSVLTGMTVAAAMPIVGVLLVSALLVLPAALALRIAQGFLSAIFIAVVVGLIGIFGGLTVSYFYDMPPGGTIALILLALLLLGTALQKVGLLFRRKRHGRVGISNTGSRKKEIKQIV; translated from the coding sequence ATGCTGGCTTACGAATTTATGCAGCGCGCTTTTCTGGCGGGAGCGCTGATCGGATTGATCGCGCCGGTGCTCGGCATCTACCTGATGCTGCGCCGTCAGGTGCTGATGGCCGATACGCTGTCGCACGTATCGCTTGCCGGGGTGGCGGCCGGCGCCCTGCTGGGCGTGAATCCTTCCGTCGGAGGCTTTGTCGCGGCGGTCGTCGCGGCGCTGCTGATCGAACGGCTGCGGCGCGGGTACCGCACGTATGCCGAAGTACCGGTCGCGATCATGATGACCGGCGGGCTGGCGCTTGCGGTCGTGCTGATGAGCTTCGGGAAGACGCTGTCCCAGAGCTTCAATGCCTATCTGTTCGGCTCGATCGTGGCCGTCAGCGAGACGCAGCTCTGGTTGATCGGGAGCGCCGCGGTCGCGGGCCTTTTGTTTTTGTTCGTGTTCCGGCGGCCGATGTACGACCTGACTTTCGACGAAGAGACTGCGGGGATCAGCGGGGTGCCGGTGCGCGCGTTATCGATCGCTTTCTCGGTATTGACCGGAATGACGGTGGCCGCCGCCATGCCGATCGTGGGCGTGCTGCTCGTCTCGGCGCTGCTCGTGCTGCCGGCCGCTTTGGCGCTGCGGATCGCGCAAGGTTTTTTGTCGGCCATCTTCATCGCCGTCGTCGTCGGGCTGATCGGCATATTCGGCGGACTGACCGTGTCGTACTTTTACGACATGCCGCCCGGCGGGACGATCGCGCTGATTCTGCTGGCCCTGCTGCTGCTCGGGACGGCGCTGCAAAAAGTCGGGCTTCTGTTCCGGCGGAAACGTCACGGCCGGGTCGGTATTTCAAATACCGGCAGCCGCAAAAAAGAGATTAAACAGATCGTTTGA
- a CDS encoding metal ABC transporter ATP-binding protein: MILSSMQNVVFGYGEKPVVNGVSLDVHKGEFLGIVGPNGTAKTTVLKILLGLLKPWSGSVELNAAAFDGEKPVIGYVPQHAAAFNSGFPSRVIELVRSGCHARAGLFGRLGAKEERLVRGSLEQVGMWELRSRRIGELSGGQKQRVCIARALVQCPNVMILDEPTTGMDVNSRTELYRLMRHQVRHHGVTVVMVTHGLEEAGRYLDRVVTLERFDTESVEASPRPSEVSTGDRWEKG; this comes from the coding sequence ATGATCTTGTCTTCCATGCAAAACGTCGTTTTCGGGTACGGGGAAAAGCCGGTCGTGAACGGGGTATCGCTCGACGTGCACAAAGGCGAATTTTTGGGCATCGTCGGTCCCAACGGCACGGCCAAGACGACAGTGCTCAAAATTTTGCTCGGCCTGCTCAAGCCCTGGAGCGGCAGCGTCGAACTGAACGCGGCCGCGTTCGACGGAGAGAAGCCGGTCATCGGCTACGTGCCGCAGCATGCGGCGGCGTTCAACTCCGGCTTTCCGAGCCGGGTGATCGAATTGGTGCGTTCGGGCTGCCACGCCCGGGCGGGGCTGTTCGGCCGCCTCGGCGCGAAGGAAGAGCGGCTTGTGCGGGGCAGCCTGGAGCAGGTCGGCATGTGGGAGCTGAGAAGCCGCCGGATCGGCGAGCTGTCCGGCGGACAGAAGCAGCGCGTATGTATCGCCCGGGCGCTCGTCCAATGCCCGAACGTCATGATTCTGGACGAACCGACGACCGGCATGGACGTTAACAGCCGCACCGAGCTGTATCGCCTGATGCGGCATCAGGTGCGGCATCACGGCGTCACGGTCGTGATGGTCACGCACGGCCTTGAAGAAGCGGGTCGGTATCTGGACCGGGTCGTTACGCTGGAGCGGTTCGACACGGAATCGGTCGAAGCTTCGCCGCGCCCAAGCGAAGTCTCGACCGGCGACCGCTGGGAAAAGGGGTAA
- the rpmG gene encoding 50S ribosomal protein L33, whose translation MRVIITLACTECGDRNYTTTKNKRNHPERLELKKYSPRLKKYTIHRETR comes from the coding sequence ATGAGAGTCATCATTACGTTGGCCTGTACCGAATGCGGAGACCGCAACTACACAACGACGAAAAACAAAAGAAATCATCCGGAGCGTCTGGAATTGAAAAAATATTCCCCGCGACTGAAAAAGTATACGATCCATCGGGAAACGCGTTAA
- the rpsN gene encoding 30S ribosomal protein S14 — MAKKSKVVRQQQREAMVAKYADLRRELKAKGDYAALQKLPRDSSPTRLKSRCEITGRPRAYLRKFKVSRIMFRELAHKGQIPGVKKASW; from the coding sequence ATGGCCAAAAAGTCCAAAGTGGTACGTCAGCAGCAGCGCGAGGCGATGGTAGCGAAATACGCCGACCTGCGCCGCGAACTCAAAGCAAAAGGCGATTATGCCGCCCTGCAAAAACTGCCGCGCGATTCGTCGCCGACCCGGCTCAAAAGCCGCTGCGAGATTACGGGCCGTCCGCGCGCTTACCTGCGCAAGTTCAAAGTGTCCCGGATCATGTTCCGCGAATTGGCGCACAAAGGCCAGATTCCGGGCGTCAAAAAAGCGAGCTGGTAA